The genomic stretch ACATGAATATCACCTACCAGCTTCGAGCATCACCGGGAAACGATCATGACTCACAAAGCCTCTCTTCGACACAtcaaccaccatcttcatcaactttGGTGCCCCATCCTCAAGATTGTTCTTGTTAACACCCTTCATCAGTCCTGGTCCTGCAAAGCAGGAACGAACAAGTGGTAAACCCGCACCAATTCCACCTCCTTGTTGTATGTCGACGCATGCCCCCGCCAATTGTTGTCGATGTCGTTGTGCTGCGTCACAAAGGTAGTGCCAGATGAACTAGTGCTTTCGCAGATGACACAATGATAGCGTTGAAGCCGagcgcattgatacgtctccgacgtatcgataatttcttatgtttcatgccatattattgatgatacctacatgttttatgcacactttatgtcatattcgtgcattttctggaactaacctattaacaagatgccgaagagccagttctgttttctgctgtttttggtttcagaaatcctagtaacgaaatattctcggaattggacgaaatcaacgcccagggtcctattttgccacgaagcttccggaagaccgaagaggagtcgaagtggggccacgaggggccgccaccatagggcggcgcggcccaggccttggccgcgccgacctgtggtgtggggccctcgtgtggccccccatgttgcccttccgcctacttaaagcctccgtcgcgaaacccctgatgcgaagaaccacgatacggaaaaccttccagagacaccgccgccgccaatcccatctcgggggattctggagatctcctccggcaccctgccggagaggggattcatctcccggaggactctacaccgccatggtcgcctccggagtgatgagtgagtagttcaccctcggactatgggtccatagcagtagctagatggttgtcttctcctcattgtgcttcattgttggatcttgtgagctgcctaacatgatcaagatcatctatccgtaatactatatgttgtgtttgtcgggatccgatggatagagaataccatgttatgttaattatcaagttattacatatgtgttgtttatgatcttgcatgttctccgttattagtagaggctctggccaagttgatgctagtaactccaagagggagtatttatgctcgatagtgggttcatgctcgcattgacactcggggagtgacgaaacccctaaggttgtgttgtgatgttgccactagggataaaacattgatgctatgtccgaggatgtagttgttgattacattacgcaccatacttaatgcaattgtcttttgctttgcaacttaatactggagggggttcggacgataacctgaaggtggactttttaggcatagatgcagttggatggcggtctatgtactttgtcgtaatgcccaattaaatctcactgtacttatcatgacatgtatgtgcattgttatgccctctctatttgtcaattgatcgactgtaatttgttcacccaacatgcttttatcttatgggagagacacctctagtgaactgtggaccccggtccattctttcaatactgaaatacaaatctgctgcaatacttgttttacttgttttctctcgcaaacaatcatcttccacacaatacggttaatcctttgttacggcaagccggtgagattgacaacctcatctgtttcgttggggcaaagtactttggttgtgttgtgcgagttccacgttggcgccggaatctccggtgttgcgccgcactacatcccgccgccatcaaccttcaacgtgcttcttggctcctcctggttcgataaaccttggtttctttctgagggaaaacttgctgctgtgtgcatcataccttcctcttggggttcccaacgaacgtggtaAACCCGCACCAATTCCACCTCCTTGTTGTATGTCGACACATGCCCCCGCCAATTGTTGTCGATGTCGTTGTGCTGCGTCACAAAGGCAGTGCCAGATGAACTAGTGCTTTCGCAGATGACACAATGATAGCGTTGAAGCCGAGCGCATGCGTCGACATTCATCAAGGGGGGATGAATTTGTGCGGGTTGACATGGAGAGCTCATGAGCGTAGTGACGCCGCTGAGGGCTCGACCCATCTGATGGAGCTAGTATATGGACGCCATGGGCCAAACCCAAGAGACGCCGTCAGTCCCGCTCGTGGGCTGCCACTGTGGCGGGAGTCCACATCTTTGAATTGTTCGACTTCCCTTtattttagtgaaataatctaccTTTGTAGCGAAAAGTGTATTTGGCTCCAtctctttattttcaaaattgtAAAAGAATATTTGCAAATTTTGATAAAACCTATTGCAAACTCTTTGTATTATGgcaacacaaaaatgacaaaatctaatAAAATTTGAAGATTTGAAAATATGCGTACTAGTACCCAAACTTTTGTGGTTTTATGTAGTTCATAATACAAAGTACTTGAAACTAATATTTCTCACTTTGATGGGATATAGCATTGGCCACGTTTGTTTTTTTAAGAAAACTTACAAACTTATATTGTTAGTATTTTTAGAGTTGATAGGGCTTAGAGCCAAAAATCTGTACCCTATGTCTTTGTTGTCTTTTGTCTTTTGTGCTTCTTGGAGAAGCTTCTCCCCACCAGATTCTCTAGAATAACTTGCTCCAGATTATAATTTAGTTAGGCCAAACTTGAATTATAAGCCAGAATATATTTTTTGGATCCAGGCTTCTTGATAGTGGAAAGAAGCTTCTACCCAGAAGCTAAAAAAGAAGTGGGCCTTACCTTGTGTACTCCACAGAGAGACAAAACAGAGCGAACAATTCCTCGGCCCCTCTACCCAAGAAGCGATGGCGCGTCgatccctcctcctcgccgccgccgtcctcctctccctcgtcgccgccgcgctGGGGGACGCGCCCTTCGTGGTGGCGCACAAGAGCGTCAAGCTGTCCCGCCCCGGGCCCGGCGTCGAGCGCCTCGCCGTCACCCTCGACCTCTACAACCAGGGATCCGCGTGAGTCCCCTCCCTCGATCCCCTCGATCTGGCCCGGCCGGCCAGATCCCGCGGTTTAGCTCACGGATTTCGCGCTTCGGCTACGTTTCGCACATCATCTACCACTTGGTTGcgagttcgtcttgtctgaaatcTTGATCGATATAGTGATTGGGATGTGTTCAAAGCCAGACTGCACTTGTGTTTAGGTGTTGTAGATTGCAGAGTGCACGTTACTGGGAATCCTGGCTGGTCTTTTACCAGATCCACTGAAAATTTTGGGGTGGAGCATGCGTGCCCTGTTCGTCTGAAAGAATTGGCGATTGTGGTTAGATACTAGGTGAATTATAACAAACATTGTTATATCCACACACAAGTCCTGGTCATATCATGTGGAAAATTGGTTAGATTCATGTGTTTAACTATACCTGTTAGTTAGAAACTTGGAATTGTACCTGAAAGGAGGGAGGCTGGGGCTTCCCCTTTTCGAAAAATATCTGAAATGAGTGAACTGAACGCCGAGTGGTTAaatcaactactccctccgttctcttttaattgactcaaatttagtataaagttgtactaaatctgagtcaattaaaaaagaacggagggagtagataggTAGACCTAGTATGATACTTTAAGGTCTGATTCCCGTTTCCGACTTTTCTTTTAGTCAAATTTTAACCGTCAGTTAAAGTCTACTTATGTTAGTGCTATGCATCTCCATTTTATGGTCTTCATTAGTTTTTTGCTGAGCAACATTGGCATCCGAGACTTATGCCACAGCATATGTTTCCCGCACTTAATGCTAGATAACCATGAAGCCAAAATTGGGTTGCATTTGTAGATGGGCTGCTCATTATCATATACAGTACAAATTTACGTCTGCACCTTACCTTTCATGTGTATAAAAAGCAAACGCCTTCATTTTATTTTCCATCAGCATCGGCACAAACTTAATGTGAATTATGTTTTCCCAGGACTGCCTACGACGTTAGCCTGAACGACGACTCTTGGCCACAGGAAGCATTTGATCTCGTCTCTGGAAGCACATCGAAGATAGTGGAAAAGCTTGAGCCGTCAGTACACACCCCAGTATTGTCTTTCCATTGCCATACTAGGGTTTACCCATGACAATGTACCTTTTGTACTTTCAGCGGTTCTACTGCATCCCACCACTTTGTCTTGGAGACCAAGGTGCAGGGCAGGTTTCAGGGTGCTCCTGCAGTTATCAAGTACCGTGTTCCCACAAAGTCTGCACTTCAGGTTTGCTTCTTCTACATGGTTTTTCTTACATAGTAGGTCTACACTTGGTGATTATTTATATGATCAGTTACATGTAGAGACAGCTTGTTTGTACTAGAGAACTTAAGTGGCATATTGTGAGAATTGGTTAATGTAGATACCAGTTATCTCATTCGCAGTTAACTTGATGGGCATTACTTAGTAATACTTACTATACTAATATCATTACCTACTTTGGTATTCTGTAATGTTCTGTTCCCTGAGCTTAAAGAGCTTATTTTCTCTTACAAGGAGGCCTACTCGACGCCCATCCTTCCATTTGATATCCTCGCCGAGAGACCTCCACAGCAGAAGCTTGAATTGGTCAGTAGCCATCTCACTGCATTCAGTTCAAAACTAAAACCTTTCATTATTCTAATGTTTGAATTGCTATATCTTTGGTGCTGACACTTCACTTCTGGTTATCCACCTTCGCTTGGACCTTTCAGGCTAAGGTAATTTCGTCATGCTCTGTTCATGGACCCACTTATGTATGTGTTACATCCAAGTAGGAAGGCAGAGACATCAATTAGCACACACTAATAAACCATCTGTTTGCAGAGAGCTGTCGGGAAATATGGGCCTCTGGCATCTGTTGTTTCCTTTGTTGGCGCATTCATCTACCTAGTTGCCAGCCCATCGAAATCTGGTGCTGCAAAAGGAAGCAAGAAGAGACGCTGAAGCCATTTATGTGCCACCTTTTTTAGTAGCTGGTTttcatcccaagaagcaaactgGTCTTACCCTTAAACATTTAGATGTTCCCAGTGTACTCGAATGGCTGAAGTAATCAGGATCATAGCAGCAATGTGGTTTTCTTGAGCATCTCTGATGAGACCTTGCCGGCTAAATTTAGATAGAAGAATATATTTGATATAGCTTGAATCATTTACATATCTGTGAAGTCTCGTTATCAGATTTCCTTTGAGGGCTCCCGGTGGGAATGCTCTTACCGCGGAGACAGCTTTCCGGAACACAACCAAGGAGTGGCTCTTACATTTGATTGGAAGTGTACCGGCCGGTATGCGAGCGAGAATTATCTTTCTCCTGTGTGTGGAACCATCGCAATACTGTAGTGTTTGACTATGGCAGATCTTGAGGGATTACTGTACTTGATCAACTTACACCAATGGCCAGAGACGCTGGGGTCTAATTATGTTTCGTGCGGTCCAGATAATTTCAAGTCAGGATAAGACAGATCAGAGGGCTGAAACTTGTGCTACCAAGCTCGAGAGCAATGATGGAGCAGCCCATGCCTTTACATAGTTAGGCAAATTTGGAGATTAGTGGTAATTTAGGTGATGAAACCCGACCCACGTGTCAATTTTGGTTGCAAAGGAATGTACGAAAGATGTTATTGCCTAACCAATACCACTTCCATTTTAAAAAAAAGAACATGATATATACTTTTAGTCAAAAGTTAAATTATATTAAGCTTAACTGAAGATATACAAAAATATAACACTATTTATAATAGTTTATAAATTTATAAATACACTAAGAAAATATATCGAACCGTGAATCTATTGACAAAGATTTTTAATATAGATGTTCATATTTTTGTCtttaaacttagtcaaacttatagGATGTTGATTTTAGATTAGATTTATATCCCTTGATTTATGGAATAGAGGTAGTAATGAAGATCATGGACCCTGTAGAAAAAGCTATCAGGAGCATCATGGAGCTATTTACAGAGGCACTACTTAAAGGTAAGCACACTCTGATGAGTGTTTTGACTATTGATCCTACTGCTTAATGCATTCTCTTTTACCCGACAATTTTGTGTTCAACCACTTCTCGCATGCCCAGCTCGATCATATCTTGTGTTGATTCCTCTTGTTTCTTTTTAATCATGTGTGTcgctttgttttgtttttgcaacAATATGATGCTGGTTCGATCTGGCATGTGAGATGTCTTTCTTGTCTCGTCTCCTCGCCGTTATACAACGCCGGCTTGTCTTGCGTCCAAATTATCATCTACCAATATTTTAATTTTAAACTAGAGTCCTTCTACGGTGCCTCAAATATTTTTGGTTCATTTATTTTTGTGATCCAATGGCCCATATTATATCAGCAATACTACAACCAAATTCGTGtagtatattttttttttacatggTAACAGAACTTCCATTAACCAGAGTGCTCGGCAGATTCGCTGGCCACTAAGACAGATACAAAGTCTGGTGCCTCATCGGCCCAACCAACACACTCATCCTCCATCTTGGAACCCAGCTGGGCACAAGAATGGGCAACCTTATTACAAACTCGATTCGTGTAGTATATTTAATCAGTAGGATTATTTTTGGTAGTTCACTAATATTAATCCCGCGGCCAGTTTTTCTCAAACCTCAAGGGGTTAATTGCAATTTCACGTGTTGTTTACTTTTCCTTCTACCGTCGCCGCCTTCGCCACTCCACCAGTGCCCTGCCCCAGCCGCCCCTTCGCCCGAACTTAGTATAGATTCGACAAGCTCCACAGTGCAATCtcaaaactctatactttataaccTACTATCAATTGCATGTCGATGGGATGCAAACCACCAAAGCATCGGCTACAGTCTCGTGCGGTTGCATGGAACTGCATAGAGATGATGCCGTGGTGGATTGGTGGCGAGGCCATTTCCGCATTATGGGGGAGGCCGCAACAACATGCTCCTAAGGGTATGCAAGAAAAATCAGGATCCAAGATGCATGAAACAAAGTGGATAGCTCCGCTCTAAGCCTCTCATGGACCATAGCTTCTTACTTGCCCACGGTCGGGATGCTATCACGGTGCGATTGGCGGAGTTCCGATTCACGCGGGGGCAGCCGCTACATCTGGCTAGTCGGCCTTGTCTGTAAGGAGGAGCCGCACCGGTGATGTGGAAGAGTAGTCCACGGACCGATTCTTTACAAAGCTTATATTTTAGAACGAAGGTAATAACATACAATTCCACTCTAATAGAAAACAATTTACATatatcaaaataaaacaaatctaATTACAAAGCTATGCTCgatcccaatcaattttaaccgtttGATCTGGCCATATACTACATATTAAACACCGCAAAATTTCTCTTAAACTATACTATTGTAGATGGCCAGGAGCCCCTGACGTATTTTTAAAACACTGCACGTTCTTAATTGTTGGGAGTAGTCTGGCCAGATATTGGAGTTTGACTCGATGGCCTGCCACATGATGTGTCCCCATGGAATATACAAGTGCTGATGTTTGATCGCGATTTGCGAAGGTCTGATCGGTAGCATTGTCCACCGGGCCGGCTCAACTTGGCAAACAAAACTATAATAGTACAGACAAGTAATATAAACCATACTAAAGTtggttatatgcatgcatggtgcTGGGCACGAGTATCGCATGCACGCGGAGTAGATATAATTCCAGATACTCTCTTCCTTCTAAATTAATTTATCACATGTATGTATCTATATGTTTTAATGGGTAGATATGTACGTATCTAGAAAAGGCTAAGTCAAtaacaaaaaattgaaacaagAACCACCCTATTCACTAATTAAGAAGAAGAATTATGGTTTGATACAAAGCCGAGCCAAATTCGAAAGACAATGGATTATTCTCGCGACATCAACAATCCCAATTGCTTAGGCACCACTACTTGACCCGTTGACCATGTCGAAGTTTGCCCAACTTGAAATGACCACCTCAGTGATCCCAAGCCAAAAGAGGATAGAGCTCCAAATCCTCATGGAGTAGAGGCATTTGAAGAGGAGATGCACGGCGATTTCGAGCTCCCTCTTGCATAATTGACAATTACCACAATTTTGCCATGCTCGCTTTTGAAGTTGATTTTCCGTCTACACATGGTTTTGCAAGATAAGGCAAGAAAAGAGCTTGTACGTTGGAGGATTCCAATTTTCCACACTGCCTCAAGCATGAACGAATTTATCATGCCCTCGAATTGGGCCCTATGTGCCGAGGTCGCCGAGTATTCACCTTAGGTGATGAAATTCCAAGTGATGTCATCTGAAGCGCCTTCAGTAACTTGTACCTCATTCACCTTTGCCTAAAGATCCACAAACTCAATTATGTTGTTCAAAATGATGCCTTCGTGTGTCTTGATCTTGTCAATTTGAAAATCATGATTGATGCACTTGCTAGTGGATAAGTTTTTTCCCTTTTGGAGATTGTGGAAATGTCTTTTGTTTTTGGAAACTccatttgcaactgaaaaaaattCAGTTGCAACCCAACTTGTAGATGCACAAACTTAGAACTTGATTTGCTAGGTGAGAACTAGGaatgcttttgtttttcttccTCCTAACCAAGGCATATGCCAAAACCTTGCAATGGCGCCCAACGCGAGTAGCGAGTAAATTAATTTGAAACGGAGGTGACACACACGTAGATATTACTTGATTACTAATGCAAGTTTTAATAGTGTAACAGCCGCCCGAGATCAGACGTTGCGTCGAAAGCAAAATAAAAAATCACGTGTGCACGTTGAGTGGAGCGGCGGCCGGAGTGGCCAGTGGGCATTGCACGAGGTGATCGAGTGCGTGCACAGGCACCAGAGTCATCAGCGCGGAAATCGACGACAAGGAAAACGTGGGGAGATGGGTTGGAGAAAATAATAGAAACGGCATGCGAGGTTGACAGACACCATGCTCTCCTCCGGGCAGTGGCACCCCGACGGCCGGACTTTGGCTACAAAAGGGGCGGCACATCGTTCCCCGTCGCTGGAGCAACACACCTGCATTTTTCAGGTCATCGAATCGTCGCCGTGGCTGTCTGTTCCGCCCTTGGACTGATCACTCTATCGCCGCCGGTCAGGTCAGCCACTCATCCTTCCCTCTTCTGCCCACCCACCCCTCGCGTTTTGCTGCTGGGAGCATCGCATCATCTCCCCACCTTGATTTTGGGAGGATTTCTCATACGCTCTCAACAGGCGGCAGCGTAAACAAAGGCAGGATTCCGGTTTCGGTTTAGTTTCATCAATTAGTCCTTCGCAAAACTCAATCTCCTCCCCTGCATCCATGTATGCCGCCACTCTGCTCTTCTTTCTCCGAAACTACGCG from Lolium rigidum isolate FL_2022 chromosome 4, APGP_CSIRO_Lrig_0.1, whole genome shotgun sequence encodes the following:
- the LOC124649289 gene encoding translocon-associated protein subunit beta-like, with translation MARRSLLLAAAVLLSLVAAALGDAPFVVAHKSVKLSRPGPGVERLAVTLDLYNQGSATAYDVSLNDDSWPQEAFDLVSGSTSKIVEKLEPGSTASHHFVLETKVQGRFQGAPAVIKYRVPTKSALQEAYSTPILPFDILAERPPQQKLELAKRAVGKYGPLASVVSFVGAFIYLVASPSKSGAAKGSKKRR